One Paenibacillus riograndensis SBR5 DNA segment encodes these proteins:
- a CDS encoding aldo/keto reductase, producing the protein MDYTKLGNTGLDVSRICLGCMGFGDPDKGHHRWVLDEKSARPIIQKALDIGINFFDTANVYAEGTSEEIVGNVLKELADRDEIVIATKIHGRMHQGPNGAGLSRKAIMSEIDKSLKRLKTDYVDLYQIHRWDYNTPIEETIEALHDVVKAGKARYIGASAMWAWQFQKALHAAEKNGWTRFVSMQNHLNLIYREEEREMLPLCKEEKIGVIPYSPLAGGRLAREASTPRAETDEIAKQKYDAAVDLDQAVVDRVVNLAEKHGVRRVHIALAWLLHKEPVTAPIVGATKITQLEDAEAALSLKLTQEEISFLEEPYVPHRVVGHF; encoded by the coding sequence ATGGATTATACGAAACTTGGGAATACTGGCTTGGATGTATCCCGGATTTGTCTGGGTTGCATGGGCTTTGGCGACCCAGACAAAGGTCATCATCGTTGGGTGCTCGATGAGAAAAGTGCTCGCCCGATCATTCAAAAAGCGTTGGATATCGGAATCAATTTTTTCGATACCGCAAACGTTTATGCCGAAGGCACAAGCGAGGAAATTGTCGGAAATGTCCTGAAGGAGCTTGCTGACAGGGACGAAATCGTCATTGCGACGAAGATCCATGGTCGCATGCATCAAGGACCCAACGGTGCCGGACTTTCCCGCAAAGCGATAATGAGCGAAATCGACAAGAGCCTGAAGAGGTTGAAAACCGACTACGTCGATTTGTACCAAATTCATCGTTGGGATTACAACACGCCCATCGAAGAGACGATAGAGGCGCTGCACGACGTGGTCAAGGCTGGCAAAGCGCGATATATCGGCGCATCGGCCATGTGGGCATGGCAGTTCCAGAAGGCGTTGCATGCAGCCGAGAAAAACGGGTGGACCCGATTCGTATCGATGCAGAATCATTTGAACCTTATTTACCGCGAAGAGGAACGGGAGATGCTGCCGCTTTGCAAAGAAGAAAAGATCGGCGTCATTCCTTACAGCCCGCTCGCAGGAGGTAGGTTGGCGCGGGAGGCATCCACGCCTCGTGCCGAAACCGATGAGATCGCCAAACAGAAATACGATGCCGCAGTAGACTTGGATCAAGCGGTGGTCGACCGGGTTGTGAATCTTGCGGAGAAACATGGCGTCCGCCGCGTTCACATCGCACTTGCGTGGCTGCTGCATAAAGAACCAGTGACCGCCCCCATTGTTGGCGCAACGAAGATCACCCAACTCGAGGACGCGGAAGCTGCTCTTTCCCTTAAATTAACTCAGGAAGAAATTTCGTTTTTGGAAGAACCGTATGTTCCTCACCGAGTCGTTGGGCATTTTTAA
- a CDS encoding tautomerase family protein: protein MNVSEQAFYVFIKENEAENIGVAGQLIADRG from the coding sequence ATGAATGTATCGGAACAAGCCTTTTATGTGTTCATTAAAGAAAATGAAGCAGAAAATATTGGCGTTGCAGGTCAGCTAATAGCTGACAGAGGATAA
- a CDS encoding NAD(P)H-dependent oxidoreductase has protein sequence MKTLVLVFHPDLIASRVNRRLTDEMEKQDGVTVHRVYEVYPDEKIDVSAEHRLLEQHDRIVLQFPFYWYSTPSLLKKWEDAVLTYGWAYGSKGNKLHGKELLIAVSTGAAQENYRPDGNFKYTVPELLRPFQATSNLIGTRYLEPFIVYGVMQHLSDEELEQSAKEYVAYALNPELALLAAR, from the coding sequence ATGAAAACACTTGTACTTGTTTTTCACCCTGATCTAATTGCTTCCCGTGTAAATCGACGCTTGACGGATGAAATGGAGAAGCAGGATGGCGTTACCGTTCATCGTGTCTATGAAGTTTACCCCGATGAGAAAATCGATGTGTCGGCTGAGCATAGACTTTTGGAGCAACATGATCGCATCGTTTTACAATTCCCTTTCTATTGGTACAGTACACCTTCATTGTTAAAAAAGTGGGAAGATGCAGTGCTCACCTACGGATGGGCATATGGAAGCAAGGGAAACAAGTTACACGGCAAAGAACTGCTAATAGCCGTTTCTACCGGTGCAGCACAAGAAAACTATCGTCCAGATGGTAACTTTAAGTACACCGTTCCAGAATTGCTGCGACCATTTCAGGCAACCAGCAATTTGATTGGAACCCGCTATTTGGAGCCGTTTATCGTGTACGGAGTTATGCAGCACCTGTCTGACGAGGAGCTAGAGCAAAGTGCCAAAGAATACGTGGCGTACGCATTGAATCCTGAACTTGCACTGCTTGCCGCACGGTAA
- a CDS encoding aldo/keto reductase, with protein sequence MKTVRLQNETIPSIALGTWSWGTGGGAGGDAVFGNYLTASDLKPVFDKAMEAGFNLWDTAAVYGIGASETILGNFTKGRKDVLISTKFTPQIAGDSENAVEELLDGSLKRLGVDHADIYWIHNPADVQRWTPKLIPLMKSGKVKYVGVSNHNLEEIKWAASIFAEEGLKISAVQNHYSLLYRSSEEAGILDYCKENGMIFFSYMVLEQGALTDKYNAQHPFPSDTRRGEAFNIDVFVKLEGLIQVMRDIGTKYNATTAQVAIAWSIAKGTVPIIGVTKTTHIEDAVKASKLSLTAQEISDLEAVAKENGVEIRGSWEKPMH encoded by the coding sequence ATGAAAACAGTTCGATTACAAAATGAAACCATTCCTTCGATTGCTTTGGGCACGTGGTCGTGGGGTACTGGAGGAGGAGCAGGCGGGGATGCCGTTTTCGGGAACTACTTGACGGCATCCGACTTAAAGCCTGTATTCGACAAGGCGATGGAGGCTGGATTCAATTTATGGGATACAGCGGCAGTATATGGCATTGGCGCCTCGGAAACGATTCTAGGCAACTTTACCAAAGGTCGTAAAGATGTGCTCATCTCCACGAAATTCACTCCACAAATCGCCGGGGACAGCGAGAACGCTGTCGAGGAACTTCTGGATGGAAGCTTAAAACGGCTTGGCGTGGACCATGCAGATATTTATTGGATACACAACCCGGCAGATGTGCAAAGATGGACGCCAAAATTGATTCCTTTGATGAAAAGCGGAAAAGTAAAATACGTAGGTGTCTCCAATCATAACCTGGAAGAAATTAAGTGGGCAGCTAGCATTTTCGCGGAAGAAGGCCTGAAAATCTCGGCTGTACAGAACCATTACAGCCTCCTGTATCGCTCATCTGAAGAAGCAGGAATTCTTGATTACTGCAAAGAAAACGGCATGATTTTCTTCTCTTACATGGTGTTGGAGCAAGGCGCTCTAACGGACAAGTACAATGCGCAGCATCCTTTTCCCAGCGATACGAGAAGAGGTGAAGCATTCAATATAGACGTGTTCGTAAAACTGGAAGGATTAATTCAGGTAATGAGAGATATCGGCACGAAATACAATGCGACTACCGCACAAGTTGCAATAGCTTGGTCCATTGCCAAAGGAACCGTACCCATTATTGGCGTTACGAAGACGACCCACATAGAGGATGCTGTAAAAGCTTCCAAACTGAGTTTAACAGCGCAGGAGATAAGTGATCTGGAAGCAGTCGCCAAAGAGAACGGGGTCGAGATCAGGGGTTCGTGGGAAAAACCGATGCATTAA
- a CDS encoding carboxymuconolactone decarboxylase family protein — protein sequence MNRIEKSKETYKRLFGDGVPTAYATDPDLQEILSRFIFGEVFDQGKLDDKQRELITLVVLAANQTLPQLKAHANAALNVGLTPVEIKEAIYQCAPYLGFPKTLNAANKVNEVFKARNIELPLESQTQVTDDTRLEKGLAVQTEIFGDNVAKMHGSAPDNQKHIQDYLSAFCFGDFYTRNGLDLQTRELLTLCIISALGGAEGQVKAHVQGNKNVGNDKETLIAAITHCLPYMGFPRTLNAIANINEVIPES from the coding sequence ATGAATCGAATTGAAAAGAGCAAAGAAACGTATAAACGTCTATTTGGCGACGGAGTACCCACAGCCTATGCCACCGATCCTGACCTTCAGGAAATCCTGAGCCGCTTCATATTTGGGGAAGTTTTCGATCAAGGCAAGCTGGACGATAAACAGCGCGAGTTAATCACCCTGGTAGTGCTTGCTGCTAACCAAACCTTGCCTCAGCTCAAAGCACATGCCAACGCCGCGCTGAACGTTGGACTTACGCCAGTGGAAATTAAAGAAGCTATTTACCAGTGCGCGCCATACCTTGGATTCCCCAAAACGCTAAACGCGGCAAACAAGGTCAATGAGGTTTTTAAAGCAAGAAATATCGAATTACCGCTGGAAAGCCAGACGCAAGTTACGGATGATACTCGTCTTGAAAAGGGACTTGCTGTTCAGACTGAGATTTTTGGCGATAACGTCGCCAAAATGCACGGCAGTGCTCCAGATAACCAAAAACACATTCAGGACTATCTTTCTGCTTTCTGTTTTGGTGACTTCTATACCCGCAACGGCCTTGATTTACAAACACGGGAATTGCTGACACTGTGCATCATAAGTGCGCTCGGTGGCGCGGAAGGGCAAGTAAAGGCCCATGTGCAGGGCAACAAAAATGTGGGCAACGATAAGGAAACCTTGATTGCTGCCATTACTCACTGTTTGCCCTATATGGGCTTTCCTAGAACGCTGAACGCCATAGCTAACATCAATGAAGTGATTCCGGAATCATAA
- a CDS encoding NAD(P)-dependent alcohol dehydrogenase, which yields MIAANARAVFGPEGPFKLTTIERRDLKPHDVLIEIKYAGICHSDIHTARGEWGPIQYPLVPGHEIAGVVTQVGSEVTKYEVGGRVGVGCMVDSCGECESCRKGEEQYCLNGHTGTYAAIDRYGQYTQGGYSTHIVVTEDFVVRIPDGIELDVAAPLLCAGITTYSPLRHWGAAPGKKIAVVGLGGLGHMAVKLAHAMGAEVTVLSQTLKKKEDGLKLGADHYYATSDPETFKKLTGKFDLIVNTVSAKIDLDAYLSLLAVNGTLVNVGAPPEALPIQVFSLIGHRRSFAGSAIGGIRETQEMLDFCAKHHITPEIEVISANQIDQAWERVLASDVRYRFVIDISTMENE from the coding sequence ATGATAGCTGCTAACGCACGCGCCGTATTCGGCCCGGAAGGGCCATTTAAATTGACCACGATAGAGCGCAGGGATCTTAAACCGCATGATGTCCTTATTGAAATCAAGTACGCGGGCATTTGCCACTCGGACATTCATACGGCTCGCGGTGAATGGGGGCCAATCCAATATCCGCTCGTTCCGGGGCATGAGATCGCGGGCGTAGTCACCCAGGTTGGATCGGAAGTCACCAAATATGAAGTTGGGGGTCGAGTAGGAGTTGGCTGCATGGTTGATTCCTGCGGGGAATGCGAGAGCTGCCGAAAGGGAGAGGAGCAGTATTGCCTTAATGGGCATACGGGGACCTACGCCGCCATCGATAGGTATGGGCAATATACGCAGGGCGGTTATTCCACTCACATCGTCGTAACGGAAGACTTCGTCGTCCGGATTCCTGACGGCATTGAGCTTGACGTTGCCGCACCGCTCTTGTGTGCCGGTATTACGACGTACTCGCCGCTGCGCCATTGGGGAGCGGCGCCCGGCAAGAAGATAGCTGTTGTTGGACTTGGCGGGCTTGGACATATGGCCGTAAAGCTCGCTCATGCTATGGGGGCAGAAGTAACGGTTTTATCTCAGACCTTGAAAAAGAAAGAGGACGGTTTAAAGCTTGGCGCGGACCATTATTATGCCACCAGTGATCCAGAAACTTTTAAGAAGCTGACGGGCAAGTTCGACCTCATTGTGAATACGGTAAGTGCGAAAATTGATCTGGATGCCTACCTTTCGCTGTTGGCAGTGAACGGTACATTGGTCAACGTCGGTGCGCCGCCGGAGGCATTGCCTATACAAGTATTTTCTCTTATCGGCCATCGTCGGTCATTTGCCGGATCGGCCATCGGAGGCATTCGTGAAACGCAGGAAATGCTGGACTTCTGTGCCAAGCACCATATTACTCCCGAGATCGAGGTTATTTCCGCCAACCAAATTGATCAAGCGTGGGAACGCGTGCTGGCGTCGGATGTCCGCTATCGTTTTGTAATCGACATTAGCACGATGGAGAATGAATGA
- a CDS encoding multidrug effflux MFS transporter, whose translation MKAKTNNHSLLFALMLSAFSALGPFTVDMYLSSLPQLMSYFGTNTSMIQASLTASLLGLGLGQLVTGPISDVHGRRKPLLISMILYLLTSLACAFSPNIGLFIALRFIQGFVASAGLVISRAIVRDRYNGIEMTKFMSLLTMISNIAPLISPTAGSTVTTFTSWIGVFIFLGFLGLFLTGVTVWGIKESLPAERRISSNFREVLRNYDSLLRDRSFMGYALVNGILFSGVFAYVAGTPFIYQNMYGISPQLFSILFALNGLGIILGSQFVKRLAGRMDERRIFQIGLQLAFITTAAILMIVLAHGPFFALFISVFLFAASIGIIGPVSFTLAMESQGHIAGSAAAILGTLQFALGAVTSPLVGLGGDNSAIPFGITIFMTSILAVIAFVFLVKKPTLASL comes from the coding sequence ATGAAGGCAAAAACCAACAATCATTCTCTTCTATTTGCCCTGATGTTATCCGCTTTTTCTGCATTGGGGCCGTTCACTGTAGATATGTACCTTTCATCGCTTCCACAATTGATGAGTTATTTTGGCACGAATACATCCATGATCCAGGCAAGCTTAACGGCCAGCTTATTAGGGCTCGGGTTAGGGCAGCTTGTCACCGGCCCCATAAGCGACGTTCATGGCAGACGAAAACCATTGTTGATTTCCATGATTCTGTATTTGCTGACCTCCCTGGCTTGTGCTTTTTCGCCGAATATTGGACTTTTTATCGCTTTGCGCTTCATCCAGGGCTTTGTCGCTTCCGCGGGGCTTGTCATTTCCCGTGCGATTGTTCGTGATCGGTATAACGGCATAGAAATGACCAAATTCATGTCCCTTTTGACAATGATCAGCAATATCGCTCCGTTGATTTCCCCAACTGCCGGCAGTACGGTGACAACATTCACATCCTGGATCGGCGTGTTTATCTTTTTGGGATTTCTGGGACTTTTCCTGACGGGTGTGACGGTATGGGGAATTAAAGAAAGCTTGCCTGCAGAAAGGCGTATCTCAAGCAACTTTAGGGAGGTGTTAAGAAATTATGACTCCTTGCTTCGGGATCGTAGTTTTATGGGCTATGCGCTTGTGAATGGCATTTTATTCTCCGGTGTGTTTGCCTATGTCGCCGGCACTCCGTTTATTTATCAAAATATGTACGGCATCTCGCCTCAACTGTTTTCCATTTTGTTTGCCTTGAACGGACTCGGGATCATATTAGGCTCGCAGTTCGTCAAACGGTTGGCTGGACGGATGGATGAGCGCCGTATTTTTCAGATCGGATTGCAGTTAGCGTTTATCACTACTGCTGCCATCCTGATGATTGTTTTAGCTCACGGGCCATTCTTTGCTTTGTTTATTTCCGTCTTTTTATTCGCAGCCTCTATCGGTATTATTGGTCCAGTATCTTTTACGCTGGCTATGGAATCCCAAGGGCATATCGCCGGAAGCGCTGCAGCTATATTGGGCACGTTGCAATTTGCCTTGGGAGCTGTAACTTCCCCACTAGTAGGACTCGGTGGGGATAATTCCGCAATACCTTTCGGAATTACAATTTTTATGACTAGTATATTGGCTGTTATCGCGTTCGTGTTCCTGGTTAAAAAGCCGACATTAGCTTCGCTTTAG
- a CDS encoding carboxymuconolactone decarboxylase family protein — translation MRANKAPANQLHIQDYLSSFYFGDFYTCGGLELKTRELLTLCIISALGGAEGQVKAHVLGNYNVGNDKETLIAAITHCLPYMGFPRTLNALSVRRKQGQMLGTNKASTQGGPG, via the coding sequence TTGAGAGCCAACAAGGCTCCGGCCAATCAACTCCATATCCAGGACTATCTTTCGTCCTTTTACTTTGGAGACTTCTATACGTGCGGCGGTCTCGAGTTGAAAACCCGGGAGCTGCTCACGCTCTGCATTATTAGCGCGCTGGGTGGTGCGGAAGGCCAAGTCAAGGCGCATGTTCTCGGGAATTACAATGTCGGCAACGATAAAGAAACACTGATCGCCGCCATCACACACTGCCTGCCCTACATGGGCTTTCCTCGTACGCTGAATGCGCTGTCCGTCAGGAGAAAGCAGGGTCAAATGCTGGGAACTAACAAGGCAAGCACGCAGGGGGGACCAGGTTGA
- a CDS encoding cyclophilin-like fold protein, with translation MKINPQTLRLRINDKQIVVSLCDYPISKDFLSLLPLTASFEDYVGKEKISYLPRKLNIDAAPSDCGPVVGDVAY, from the coding sequence TTGAAAATAAATCCTCAAACGTTAAGACTTCGGATTAACGACAAGCAAATCGTGGTCAGTCTGTGCGATTATCCGATAAGCAAGGACTTTCTTTCCCTGCTTCCGTTGACTGCTTCGTTCGAAGACTACGTCGGGAAGGAAAAAATCAGCTATCTACCACGAAAGCTGAATATCGATGCGGCACCCTCTGATTGCGGTCCTGTTGTCGGTGACGTGGCCTACTAA
- a CDS encoding cupin domain-containing protein gives MAKHDEVKNGIIFPVGEKNEAFAQYFVGQSYLSTLVADPNVNVGVGNVTFEPGCRNNWHIHRNGFQLLMVTGGEGWYQEEGKPAQFLKAGDVVVTQDGVKHWHGASKDSWFEHIAITAGRPEWLEPVSDDEYNKL, from the coding sequence GTGGCAAAACATGATGAAGTTAAAAACGGCATCATTTTCCCAGTGGGGGAGAAGAATGAAGCCTTTGCGCAGTATTTTGTGGGACAAAGTTATTTGAGTACGCTGGTTGCCGATCCAAACGTTAATGTTGGGGTCGGGAACGTGACCTTTGAACCGGGCTGCCGGAACAACTGGCATATCCATCGAAACGGGTTTCAGCTTCTAATGGTAACGGGCGGCGAAGGCTGGTACCAAGAAGAAGGTAAGCCTGCTCAGTTCTTAAAGGCCGGCGATGTTGTTGTTACGCAAGATGGGGTAAAGCACTGGCACGGTGCCTCAAAAGACAGCTGGTTTGAGCATATTGCTATTACGGCGGGAAGGCCAGAATGGCTGGAGCCTGTGTCCGACGATGAATATAACAAACTTTGA
- a CDS encoding SDR family NAD(P)-dependent oxidoreductase — translation MRTILITGGTDGIGKGIALLFIKKGDRIIAIGSSADKGKRFLDESKKLGAEERAIFLQADLSCVRENHRIIDIVKNNFQSLDMLIFSATSHKIYKEYTTTTEGLEINFGLSYLSRFILGFGLKERLENSENPIIANICAPGMKGRIDLNDIQNKNNYKGSKARYHNSRLNDLLGVAYTEADTIKKIKYILFNPWAVRTTGIIDAVENPVYKIFTKVIFKLVGKPINQAILPLIELLENPSKDNLTAYIKRKEVNLARETFDKGNADQLYKQTINLLKTVL, via the coding sequence ATGAGAACAATCTTGATAACTGGCGGGACAGACGGAATAGGAAAAGGGATAGCGTTACTTTTTATCAAGAAGGGTGATCGTATAATTGCTATTGGTAGCTCAGCAGATAAAGGTAAACGTTTTTTAGATGAGTCTAAGAAATTAGGCGCTGAAGAAAGAGCTATATTTTTACAAGCAGATCTAAGTTGTGTAAGAGAAAACCATAGGATAATTGATATAGTTAAAAATAATTTTCAATCTCTTGATATGTTAATTTTCTCAGCAACCAGTCACAAAATATATAAAGAATATACGACAACAACAGAGGGTTTGGAGATCAACTTTGGACTGTCTTATCTCAGCAGATTTATTCTTGGATTCGGCTTAAAAGAACGCTTGGAAAACTCAGAAAATCCCATTATTGCAAACATTTGCGCACCTGGTATGAAAGGGAGAATTGATTTAAATGACATCCAAAATAAAAATAACTACAAGGGTTCAAAAGCTCGTTATCATAATAGTCGGTTGAATGATCTGCTTGGTGTTGCCTATACAGAAGCTGATACGATCAAAAAAATTAAATACATTCTTTTCAACCCATGGGCAGTACGAACCACAGGTATCATAGATGCAGTAGAAAACCCAGTGTATAAAATATTTACTAAGGTTATTTTTAAATTGGTTGGTAAGCCTATAAATCAGGCCATCCTCCCACTTATTGAACTATTGGAGAATCCTTCAAAGGATAATTTGACAGCGTATATTAAACGAAAAGAAGTGAATCTTGCGAGAGAGACTTTTGATAAAGGTAATGCTGATCAACTTTATAAGCAAACTATTAATTTGTTGAAGACAGTCCTATAG
- a CDS encoding helix-turn-helix transcriptional regulator, with protein sequence MQNNKIKILGDFIKSRRERIKPDHIEIASRYGKRRTPGLRREEVAQLAGVSITYYTWLEQGRVGTVSREVLESVARALQLTSDEQSHLLRLADYGEESNASASTGETHPELQTIIDQVNYPAFIANNRTEVLAYNRMATEIITDFNAITPNERILTRLTFTEPSLREQLVNWNELANYTIGAFRIYYDQKPGDPWFESFVQQMCMESVDFKKLWRMHNIQQKKAILYTFDHCVVGRMFFQLNTFSKINGDEDLHCCIFIPIENSGTAEKLVDLQQVSY encoded by the coding sequence GTGCAAAATAATAAAATCAAAATACTTGGAGATTTTATAAAATCGCGGCGTGAACGAATTAAACCGGATCACATCGAAATTGCTAGTCGTTATGGTAAAAGAAGAACACCTGGATTGCGCAGAGAAGAGGTTGCTCAGCTTGCAGGTGTAAGTATCACTTACTATACCTGGTTGGAGCAAGGAAGAGTTGGTACAGTGTCAAGGGAAGTCCTTGAAAGTGTCGCCCGAGCTTTGCAATTAACTTCGGATGAGCAGTCTCATTTACTTAGATTGGCAGACTATGGAGAAGAAAGTAATGCGAGCGCAAGTACTGGAGAAACTCATCCCGAACTTCAAACCATAATTGATCAAGTTAACTACCCTGCTTTTATAGCAAATAATCGAACAGAGGTGCTGGCCTATAATCGGATGGCAACTGAAATTATTACCGATTTCAATGCTATTACCCCAAATGAACGCATACTGACTCGACTAACATTCACAGAGCCAAGTTTACGAGAACAGTTAGTTAACTGGAATGAACTAGCTAATTATACGATAGGGGCGTTTCGGATATATTATGATCAAAAACCTGGTGATCCTTGGTTTGAATCCTTCGTTCAGCAAATGTGCATGGAGTCTGTGGATTTTAAGAAACTCTGGCGAATGCACAATATTCAGCAAAAGAAAGCCATCCTCTATACGTTTGATCATTGTGTAGTTGGAAGAATGTTTTTTCAATTAAACACTTTTTCAAAAATTAACGGAGATGAAGACCTTCACTGTTGCATATTTATTCCGATTGAAAATAGCGGTACCGCAGAAAAATTAGTGGACTTGCAACAAGTATCCTATTAG
- a CDS encoding quinone oxidoreductase family protein has product MKAIVIDQPGGPESLKWVEKPDLQPAPGMLTIDVAYAGVGYYEVLLSRGEFMSVMPFPITPGLEVSGYVRAIGEGVEGFHIGQPVASMMLKDHNGFATMANVRPEMTIPLDQLGAEMDLATAAAAIVNLTTAYLTLTEVYKMNKGDNVLIHAAVGGLGSFLGQVAKRLGAGKVLGTVGNLEKTKLAASFGYDELFIRSEFTEQVLKAAGEKGIDAVLDPVGGNVRQQSIDLLNPLGKLVILGNASGEEGTPLSFNQLWFSNKQFAGFTIGQYAEDKPVVTGKAAREALAMLARKEIHAEIHEVLPMEKAGEALALLEQKNTVGKLILKV; this is encoded by the coding sequence ATGAAAGCTATTGTTATCGATCAACCGGGTGGGCCAGAAAGCTTAAAATGGGTCGAAAAACCGGATTTGCAGCCGGCTCCTGGTATGCTTACTATAGATGTTGCCTATGCCGGAGTTGGGTATTATGAAGTGTTACTGAGCCGTGGCGAATTTATGTCAGTTATGCCATTTCCAATCACTCCTGGCTTAGAGGTATCAGGATATGTACGTGCCATTGGAGAAGGCGTAGAAGGATTTCACATTGGTCAGCCTGTAGCTTCTATGATGCTAAAAGATCATAACGGGTTTGCTACTATGGCGAACGTGCGCCCAGAAATGACGATTCCACTTGACCAATTAGGTGCAGAGATGGATCTTGCGACAGCAGCTGCAGCCATCGTAAATTTAACCACAGCTTACCTGACCCTTACAGAAGTTTATAAAATGAATAAAGGTGACAACGTACTTATTCATGCTGCCGTAGGTGGTTTGGGCAGTTTTCTTGGACAAGTCGCTAAACGTTTAGGAGCAGGTAAAGTGTTAGGCACTGTCGGGAACCTAGAGAAGACCAAGCTAGCTGCCTCCTTTGGATATGACGAATTGTTTATTCGGTCAGAATTTACTGAGCAAGTACTAAAGGCTGCAGGAGAAAAAGGTATTGACGCTGTTTTAGACCCGGTTGGAGGAAACGTGAGACAACAAAGTATAGATTTGCTAAATCCCTTAGGCAAATTAGTTATACTGGGAAATGCCAGCGGAGAAGAAGGTACGCCACTCTCCTTTAACCAACTTTGGTTTTCCAACAAGCAGTTTGCTGGTTTTACAATAGGTCAGTATGCAGAAGATAAACCTGTAGTGACCGGTAAAGCAGCACGAGAAGCACTAGCCATGCTGGCAAGAAAAGAGATTCATGCTGAAATTCACGAAGTGCTCCCTATGGAAAAGGCAGGAGAAGCCCTTGCACTTTTAGAGCAAAAAAACACAGTTGGAAAACTGATTTTGAAAGTATAG
- a CDS encoding SDR family NAD(P)-dependent oxidoreductase, giving the protein MKTIAIIGAGPGLGFSLAKTFGKHGFRVALVSRSQEKLNHYSDQLNQMGIEARGFSADITNKMQLAAAFQQIKNTFGTIDVVEFSPHSGNVPITPILETTDESVFHIFNNVVIGAINTARQVIPEMVERGHGALLFTTDLTAIRSNPLFGNTGIAMSALRNYILNLQERLLPLGVFVGHLSISPLIKKGSSFEPDEVAEAWFNLYEKREQSEETFPKGIMSLLN; this is encoded by the coding sequence TTGAAAACTATCGCAATTATCGGTGCTGGGCCCGGGCTAGGCTTCTCCTTAGCAAAGACGTTTGGAAAACATGGATTTCGTGTAGCTTTGGTATCCCGATCACAGGAGAAGCTCAATCACTATTCAGACCAATTAAATCAAATGGGGATTGAAGCCAGAGGGTTTTCTGCTGATATTACTAACAAAATGCAATTGGCAGCTGCCTTTCAACAAATCAAAAATACATTCGGTACAATTGATGTGGTGGAGTTTAGTCCACATAGCGGAAATGTGCCAATAACTCCTATTCTAGAAACTACTGATGAGAGTGTTTTTCATATATTTAATAATGTAGTCATCGGGGCAATCAATACAGCAAGACAAGTTATTCCTGAAATGGTTGAACGTGGTCATGGAGCCCTCCTGTTCACTACGGATCTGACCGCCATAAGATCAAACCCATTGTTCGGAAACACCGGAATTGCTATGTCGGCGTTACGAAACTACATTCTTAATTTACAGGAACGTTTGTTACCTCTAGGCGTTTTTGTTGGGCATCTTTCTATCAGTCCTCTCATTAAGAAAGGTAGTAGCTTTGAACCAGATGAGGTGGCTGAGGCGTGGTTTAATCTATACGAAAAAAGAGAACAATCAGAAGAGACTTTTCCAAAGGGTATTATGAGTTTATTAAATTAA